The following proteins are encoded in a genomic region of Dioscorea cayenensis subsp. rotundata cultivar TDr96_F1 chromosome 8, TDr96_F1_v2_PseudoChromosome.rev07_lg8_w22 25.fasta, whole genome shotgun sequence:
- the LOC120267425 gene encoding probable WRKY transcription factor 21: MEGVEEIHRAAIESSQRVLGLLSHSDEQLQCRNLLAETGEAVSKFKKMVSMLGNTVGHARFRRLKESQSSVDNRKILSDNPVIPKPEPSSTSTPPQLLPSTVLDSSSMIPQHVPKTIFLENPVLEMDLINKSRIQLGSEAPSNQFQFLQQQQQQQNSQRFQLQQQQQQQQQQQQQQLRFQADMYRRSNSGINLKFDSSSCAPSMSSARSFASSLSMDRSVASLDGKPFHLIGGSQMSDPVNLRATHKKRCSGRGEDGSGKCATTGRCHCLKRRKLRVKRSIKVPAISNKLADIPPDEYSWRKYGQKPIKGSPHPRGYYKCSSMRGCPARKHVERCLEDPSMLIVTYEGEHSHNRLMSQSAHT, encoded by the exons ATGGAGGGAGTGGAAGAAATCCATAGAGCTGCAATTGAAAGCAGCCAGAGAGTTCTAGGCCTGCTTTCCCATTCTGATGAACAGCTGCAGTGTAGAAATTTATTGGCAGAAACTGGAGAGGCTGTTtccaaattcaagaaaatggTTTCCATGCTTGGCAACACTGTTGGCCATGCCAGATTTAGGAGACTAAAGGAATCACAATCCTCTGTAGACAACCGTAAAATCCTTTCAGACAACCCTGTGATACCAAAACCAGAGCCTTCTTCCACTTCCACACCCCCTCAGCTCCTCCCTTCAACTGTGTTGGATTCCTCTTCTATGATCCCTCAACATGTTCCTAAAACTATCTTTTTGGAGAATCCAGTGTTGGAGATGGATCTTATTAATAAAAGTAGAATTCAGCTTGGCTCAGAAGCACCCTCCAACCAGTTTCAGTTCctacagcagcagcagcagcagcagaatAGCCAGAGGTTTCAGCtccaacagcagcagcagcagcaacaacagcaacaacagcagcagtTAAGGTTTCAAGCGGACATGTATAGGAGGAGCAACAGTGGCATCAACCTCAAGTTTGACAGTTCCAGTTGTGCACCATCCATGTCATCTGCTAGATCCTTTGCCTCATCACTGAGTATGGATAGGAGTGTGGCTAGCTTGGATGGGAAACCATTCCACTTAATCGGTGGCTCTCAAATGTCTGATCCAGTGAACCTGCGGGCAACTCATAAAAAGAGGTGCTCTGGCAGAGGGGAGGATGGAAGTGGCAAATGTGCCACCACTGGCAGATGCCATTGCTTGAAGAGGAG GAAGCTAAGAGTGAAGAGGTCCATCAAAGTGCCTGCTATTAGTAACAAGCTTGCAGATATCCCTCCTGATGAGTATTCATGGAGGAAGTATGGTCAAAAACCAATCAAGGGTTCTCCCCATCCTAG GGGATACTACAAATGTAGCAGCATGAGAGGCTGCCCTGCAAGGAAGCATGTCGAAAGGTGCTTGGAAGACCCCTCGATGCTCATAGTCACCTATGAAGGAGAGCACAGCCACAACAGGTTAATGAGTCAATCTGCTCACACTTAA